The Methanobacterium sp. Maddingley MBC34 genome window below encodes:
- a CDS encoding formylmethanofuran dehydrogenase, subunit B (TIGRFAM: formylmethanofuran dehydrogenase subunit B) produces MDAIRSVVNGKDILYDEVAGVPKELIYETAEVLKNAQFGILFFGMGITHSRGKHRNIDTAICLTTDLNDASKWNLIPMRGHYNVTGFNQVCTWEVGYPYCVDFATGIPRYNPGESGSNDLLQNKETDGMLVIASDPGGNFPQKSLERMAEIPIVAIEPHRTPTTEMSDVIIPPAIVGMQADGTAYRMEGVPIRMRKVVESDLLPDREILERILEKVKEINASK; encoded by the coding sequence TTGGATGCCATCAGAAGTGTGGTAAATGGTAAAGACATTCTCTATGATGAGGTTGCAGGAGTACCTAAAGAACTTATCTATGAAACTGCAGAAGTTCTTAAAAATGCACAGTTTGGTATACTCTTCTTTGGAATGGGTATAACCCACAGTCGTGGAAAACACAGGAACATCGACACTGCCATCTGTCTTACGACTGATCTAAACGATGCATCCAAGTGGAATCTCATACCAATGAGGGGTCACTACAATGTTACAGGCTTCAACCAAGTATGTACCTGGGAAGTTGGATATCCATACTGTGTTGATTTTGCAACCGGAATTCCAAGGTATAACCCTGGTGAATCAGGTTCAAATGACCTTCTCCAAAATAAAGAAACGGATGGAATGCTAGTAATAGCATCCGACCCTGGTGGAAACTTCCCCCAGAAGTCTTTGGAGCGAATGGCTGAAATCCCTATTGTGGCAATTGAACCACACCGAACACCAACCACAGAGATGTCTGATGTTATTATCCCACCTGCAATTGTGGGTATGCAAGCAGATGGTACTGCCTATAGGATGGAAGGAGTTCCAATCCGGATGAGAAAAGTTGTGGAGTCAGACTTGCTTCCGGACAGAGAGATCCTGGAAAGAATCCTTGAAAAAGTCAAAGAGATCAACGCATCTAAATAA